A window from Opitutia bacterium ISCC 52 encodes these proteins:
- a CDS encoding RluA family pseudouridine synthase — translation MKILFEDALLLVISKPAGTITEGPTKDGKESAESWLSKNGQQRVYACHRLDRDTTGVVIFAKTKSALRLINEQFSKRQIKKTYLACVDGEWAKAWNRIETRIRRTTGAAWENADEGKLAITTFRRLASWNGRSLLQVLPKTGRTHQIRLHCAFKSCPISGDGLYGQRTEDLPSMALHARELLFKHPTTQENLRIEAPLPDYWQSHWLKDCPVQMD, via the coding sequence ATGAAGATCCTTTTTGAAGACGCTCTATTACTGGTAATCAGTAAGCCAGCAGGCACCATCACTGAAGGCCCTACCAAGGATGGTAAGGAGTCAGCAGAGTCATGGTTGTCTAAAAATGGGCAACAGCGTGTATACGCCTGTCATCGATTAGACCGAGATACAACGGGTGTGGTCATTTTTGCTAAAACAAAATCAGCTCTACGACTCATCAATGAACAATTCTCCAAGCGTCAGATAAAAAAAACTTACCTGGCTTGCGTGGATGGAGAATGGGCAAAGGCCTGGAATCGAATTGAAACTAGAATTAGAAGAACCACGGGAGCGGCCTGGGAAAATGCCGATGAAGGGAAGCTGGCAATTACGACCTTTCGGAGATTGGCATCTTGGAATGGCCGAAGCCTTCTGCAGGTGCTGCCCAAAACAGGCCGGACTCATCAAATTCGGCTCCATTGTGCATTCAAGTCCTGTCCGATATCAGGTGATGGGTTATACGGTCAAAGGACAGAAGATCTGCCTTCGATGGCCTTACACGCCCGAGAACTTTTATTTAAGCACCCTACGACCCAAGAGAATTTGCGGATAGAAGCCCCCTTGCCGGATTACTGGCAATCGCATTGGTTAAAGGATTGCCCAGTTCAAATGGACTAA
- a CDS encoding altronate dehydratase family protein, whose protein sequence is MKTSIIIDPKDTVAVALEDLAPGIDVSPNIKTVEPIQAKHKVALKDFQKGDLIHMYGVTVGIANEAIPAGGLLTINNITHEIDSYSASQREVMASWTAPDISQWNGKTFDGYHRSDGRAGTQNVWLVVPLVFCENRNINVMREAVAETLGMGQRSRYESLFKRMAFLREQGASREEWLAEELPAGLGASSRPFPNVDGVKFLTHGAGCGSVYSDSHALCGLLAGYITHPNVAGATVLSLGCQQAEVSRLQEEIDKRDPGFDRPLHIHTQQKSESEQMMLTQSLKDIFVGLDDINQLKREPAPLSKLTIGLECGGSDGFSGLSANPSLGHMSDMLVALGGTPILAEFPELCGVERELLNRCVSDPVAKRFQDLMNTYSARAEEVGSGFYANPSPGNIADGLITDAIKSAGAAKKGGTSPIEDVLDYPEMATKPGLNLLCTPGGDVESTTALAGAGCNIIIFTTGLGTPTGNAVTPTIKMATNTKLAESMSDIIDFDAGPIIRGEKSIPEMGNELLDQVVDVASGKFQPAAVRLGQDDFLPWKRGISL, encoded by the coding sequence ATGAAAACCTCTATAATCATTGATCCTAAAGATACCGTAGCTGTCGCTTTAGAAGACCTAGCACCTGGAATTGATGTTTCTCCAAACATCAAAACCGTCGAACCCATCCAGGCGAAACACAAAGTAGCCCTTAAGGACTTTCAAAAAGGCGACCTCATACACATGTATGGAGTAACCGTCGGGATTGCGAATGAAGCTATTCCCGCTGGCGGATTACTGACCATAAACAATATTACCCACGAAATTGATAGCTACTCTGCGTCCCAGCGTGAAGTGATGGCCTCATGGACCGCTCCGGATATATCGCAATGGAATGGTAAAACCTTTGACGGCTATCACCGATCTGACGGGCGCGCAGGAACTCAAAACGTCTGGTTGGTGGTTCCTCTAGTATTTTGTGAGAATCGGAACATCAATGTGATGCGGGAGGCCGTGGCTGAAACCTTAGGAATGGGGCAGCGCAGTCGCTATGAAAGCCTATTCAAGCGCATGGCATTCCTAAGAGAGCAGGGGGCCAGCCGCGAGGAGTGGCTAGCGGAAGAATTACCTGCCGGTCTTGGAGCCAGTTCCAGACCGTTCCCCAATGTAGACGGAGTTAAATTCCTTACTCATGGAGCTGGATGTGGAAGCGTTTATTCAGATTCTCATGCCTTGTGCGGTTTATTGGCCGGCTACATAACCCATCCCAATGTGGCGGGTGCTACCGTTTTGAGTTTGGGTTGTCAGCAGGCCGAAGTCAGTCGCTTACAGGAAGAAATTGACAAACGTGATCCTGGTTTTGATCGACCCCTCCATATTCACACTCAGCAGAAAAGCGAGTCAGAGCAGATGATGCTCACCCAGTCCCTAAAAGATATTTTTGTAGGCCTCGATGATATTAACCAATTAAAAAGAGAACCTGCTCCCTTATCCAAACTGACCATAGGGCTGGAATGTGGAGGCTCTGATGGATTCTCTGGCTTGTCAGCCAACCCAAGCCTGGGTCACATGTCTGATATGCTAGTAGCATTGGGGGGAACTCCTATTTTGGCAGAATTCCCCGAACTGTGTGGGGTCGAGCGCGAACTATTGAATCGTTGTGTTTCAGACCCGGTGGCCAAGCGTTTTCAGGATTTGATGAATACCTACTCGGCTCGTGCAGAAGAGGTGGGGTCAGGGTTTTATGCCAATCCTTCCCCTGGAAATATCGCCGACGGATTGATCACGGATGCCATCAAATCTGCCGGGGCCGCAAAAAAAGGTGGCACTTCGCCTATTGAAGATGTGCTGGATTACCCAGAGATGGCGACCAAACCGGGCTTGAACTTACTGTGCACCCCTGGCGGAGATGTGGAATCAACCACCGCACTTGCCGGAGCCGGATGCAATATCATCATTTTCACTACCGGACTGGGTACGCCTACCGGAAATGCGGTTACCCCAACCATAAAAATGGCCACCAACACCAAACTGGCTGAATCCATGAGTGATATTATCGATTTTGATGCAGGCCCCATTATTAGAGGTGAAAAATCCATTCCTGAAATGGGAAATGAATTGCTGGACCAGGTTGTCGACGTAGCCAGTGGCAAGTTCCAACCTGCAGCGGTTCGACTTGGACAGGACGATTTTCTGCCCTGGAAAAGAGGCATATCGCTTTAG
- a CDS encoding sigma-54 dependent transcriptional regulator, protein MEGMTAKILIIDDDDEVRYSLSRVLQTRNFEVIEAGSGEKGIEVAAKELPDIIFLDNRMGGISGLETLQHLMGDRDSCHIIMMTAYGTTQTAIEAMKFGAFDYIIKPFDMEKVMSLIEKALEAKADRESTEEYEPLLNSDDYKEGIVGSSQPMQEVFKQIGQIAASEVTVLITGESGTGKELIAKAICQHSLRSGGPYIAVNCAAIPENLIESELFGHEKGAFTGAAQTRKGKFELCDGGTIFLDEIGDMELATQTKVLRVLQEGEIQRVGGSETLKVNVRLVAATNKDLEKLVEDKDFREDLYYRLNVARIRLPNLKERSADIPELIDFMLQRLAKQGKSRINRISADVRSLLEQYPWPGNVRELENVINRASVLAQGDTILSKDLPSEIHDWANERNLDLKKLSTSTEVSSDAQDEDESTTATDPAPSVLSIEDSYELLYKKLREGANEDILTLIEHAMIVRALEETGGNQVRTSAILGITRATLRKRIEQYKEEQ, encoded by the coding sequence ATGGAAGGAATGACTGCAAAAATTTTGATTATCGATGACGACGATGAAGTTCGCTATTCACTGAGCCGTGTCTTACAAACTCGCAATTTCGAAGTAATAGAGGCTGGCAGTGGTGAAAAAGGGATAGAAGTCGCTGCCAAGGAGCTACCGGATATTATTTTTCTCGATAACCGAATGGGGGGCATCTCGGGACTGGAGACACTCCAGCATCTCATGGGTGACCGAGATAGCTGTCATATCATAATGATGACGGCCTATGGCACTACTCAGACAGCCATTGAAGCCATGAAATTTGGAGCATTCGACTACATCATCAAACCCTTCGATATGGAGAAGGTGATGTCGCTCATCGAAAAAGCACTGGAAGCGAAAGCCGACAGAGAAAGCACGGAGGAGTATGAACCTCTCCTAAATAGCGACGACTATAAGGAGGGCATAGTGGGAAGTTCTCAGCCCATGCAGGAGGTGTTTAAGCAGATCGGGCAAATTGCAGCCAGTGAAGTTACTGTCCTGATTACCGGCGAAAGTGGAACGGGTAAGGAATTGATCGCCAAAGCCATTTGCCAGCACAGCCTTCGATCAGGCGGCCCCTACATCGCGGTCAATTGCGCTGCTATCCCGGAAAACTTGATTGAGAGTGAGTTATTTGGGCATGAAAAAGGTGCGTTTACAGGGGCGGCTCAAACTCGAAAAGGTAAATTTGAGCTCTGCGATGGAGGCACCATCTTTTTGGACGAGATCGGTGATATGGAACTCGCGACCCAAACAAAAGTGCTGCGCGTATTGCAGGAAGGGGAGATTCAGCGAGTAGGGGGCTCTGAAACCCTTAAGGTCAACGTCCGTCTGGTTGCCGCGACCAACAAGGACTTGGAAAAGTTGGTCGAGGACAAAGATTTCAGGGAAGACCTCTACTACCGACTCAATGTAGCCCGCATACGCCTGCCGAATTTAAAGGAGCGAAGCGCCGATATCCCTGAGTTAATAGACTTCATGCTCCAGCGCCTCGCCAAACAAGGGAAAAGTCGAATTAACCGCATTAGTGCAGATGTTCGCTCATTATTAGAACAGTATCCATGGCCTGGCAATGTGCGTGAACTTGAAAACGTAATAAATCGCGCATCAGTCCTGGCGCAGGGTGATACCATACTTTCCAAAGACCTTCCTTCCGAAATTCATGATTGGGCAAACGAGCGCAATTTGGATCTGAAGAAATTGTCGACTTCTACGGAAGTAAGTTCGGACGCTCAAGATGAAGACGAAAGCACCACTGCCACTGATCCAGCCCCTTCGGTGCTGAGCATAGAAGACAGCTATGAGTTGCTTTACAAAAAACTCCGAGAAGGGGCCAACGAAGACATTTTGACCCTGATCGAGCATGCCATGATTGTTCGAGCGCTGGAAGAAACCGGCGGAAATCAGGTTCGCACTTCAGCCATCCTTGGCATTACTCGAGCCACGCTTCGCAAACGAATCGAGCAGTATAAAGAAGAGCAATGA